The Penaeus vannamei isolate JL-2024 chromosome 13, ASM4276789v1, whole genome shotgun sequence genome window below encodes:
- the LOC113823526 gene encoding uncharacterized protein, which yields MTSEGDSQNCIESNGLKAQGPRVHSHTSRPYAAQPGDLISYKDDLYDDHIIQSQVLTSGLHSVTPMNELKEPGISIVETCLPSSSSGLSKYSLLLKLLKTKEQRRMPSTKNAQTVKDGCKGHGSQGIHQMHLDEQMETKRYELFKVRHEEHNDTGTNYIPDCIVSSHSNVTEDEKHVLSSGLEDDWSSDEEMPNLGSYNESQREFYNKNNLNEGKYDSGCKNSSVVTGMISCRAIHQSDPFGRILDKFDIFSCRIKISAYAKTISGDFGDASGSLSDLEKGLIDIKSSFSYSELMEKISSFTKCIEDDSGLASVFLLHFTQYISSQLALENNLREMSGFVECLRPCIEAAIKGHVPQDVISDIKKQNLIQNLLLSVAALFKEETKYKESSIRTVMEYGKGANPAKAQIIRMSTEDSKAVFQETFADVGPHTDLYTIYFWYIINICKLEVKDGKQSAMISMTKALEASGKFINTLPTCELQSRKPELPLINGKQKVQQPDECKVMQTSDASATTAPSFSTSTCSSGTSSSSSPTTANEFRNQWVDLRLGQLYENGVAFLVNMENWLEKLQEISRSVKNLEVKKQVRFSPSLGTTFALFLQEGIRTLIGKASISYIRVRVVRVVGPVVCVYGIDTGTIHTCRSVDLILLPSSILSHPPAGRLAILPVAPTPEVSSLTHTLALILVLVQHSDLALDLQGVDIRPVAKWLQCDDLVPLTLQLLQAVADVTQNTDRLCNICSLLTDYLQRTVYRKNSHEFPIDESLPKILIMVMQKSPKVRLTAAKNGAFLSLCEIGMQTGSESAWEALKTLLGGKDSLGRWSQLSQKVSKLHAYSKPVNLKATVTADKEHHQQADPSMSIMRVADLVNDRTWDLEIRSSIKSRQLVAYKELKEGWQWDGQEVLTADIGEFCNGHVLNVTNDETHHLILDKSVPNIRMNTVLQIILGMLNTGLGGKIYIGLNSKGVVHGAKMTREQRDCFMLGFSKLVTSEIFPMLLPCNSLIQFIPVVRPGINSNVLSPLSSSLHTALPSDASVIIMTVRPQPNTIYRCRDDPETLLLREGGVNTFVRGQKAAQINNACVMWAKELQEEVTKEKQLLLNMILSEDK from the exons ATGACTTCTGAAGGGGACTCACAGAATTGTATTGAATCCAATGGTCTGAAGGCACAAGGCCCTAGAGTCCACAGTCACACCTCAAGACCTTATGCTGCCCAGCCTGGTGATCTCATCAGCTATAAAGATGACCTCTATGATGATCATATTATTCAATCACAAGTTCTCACTTCAGGACTTCACTCAGTTACACCAATGAATGAACTGAAGGAACCTGGTATTTCAATAGTTGAAACATGCTTACCCAGTTCTTCATCTGGCTTGAGCAAATACTCCCTGCTGCTGAAACTGTTAAAGACTAAAGAGCAAAGGAGGATGCCAAGTACAAAAAATGCCCAGACTGTAAAAGATGGATGTAAAGGTCATGGGTCTCAAGGTATACACCAAATGCACCTTGATGAGCAGATGGAAACCAAGAGATATGAGTTATTTAAGGTGAGACATGAAGAACATAATGACACGGGAACCAATTACATCCCAGATTGCATTGTAAGTAGTCACTCAAATGTTACTGAAGATGAGAAACATGTGCTTTCATCAGGATTGGAGGATGATTGGTCAAGTGATGAAGAAATGCCAAATTTAGGCTCTTACAATGAATCTCAGAGAGAattctataacaaaaacaatctgAATGAGGGTAAATATGATAGTGGCTGTAAAAATTCCAGTGTTGTGACTGGTATGATATCATGTAGAGCAATCCATCAGTCTGATCCATTTGGAAGAATCCTGGATAAGTTTGATATTTTCAGCTGTAGGATTAAAATTTCTGCGTATGCCAAAACCATATCAGGAGACTTTGGAGATGCTAGTGGATCTCTGTCAGACTTGGAGAAAGGTCTCATAGATATTAAGTCCAGCTTCTCTTATTCAGAACTGATGGAAAAGATCTCCTCTTTCACCAAGTGTATTGAAGATGACAGTGGTCTTGCTTCAGTTTTTCTACTTCATTTTACACAGTATATTAGCTCACAACTTGCACTAGAAAATAACTTGAGAGAAATGAGTGGGTTTGTTGAGTGCCTGAGACCATGCATAGAGGCTGCTATAAAGGGACATGTTCCACAGGATGTAATCAGTGACATCAAAAAACAAAATCTCATCCAAAATTTGTTACTCAGTGTAGCTGCATTATTCAAGGAGGAGACCAAATACAAGGAAAGTTCCATAAGAACAGTCATGGAATATGGCAAAGGTGCAAACCCAGCAAAAGCACAAATCATTCGCATGAGCACAGAAGACTCAAAAGCTGTATTCCAGGAAACATTTGCTGATGTGGGCCCACACACAGATCTCTACACTATTTACTTTTGGTATATCATCAATATCTGTAAGTTGGAAGTCAAGGATGGTAAGCAGTCAGCCATGATATCCATGACCAAGGCTCTTGAGGCATCGGGGAAGTTCATAAATACCCTTCCAACTTGTGAGCTCCAATCGAGAAAGCCAGAACTTCCTTTAATAAATGGAAAGCAAAAGGTTCAGCAGCCAGATGAGTGTAAAGTCATGCAAACAAGTGATGCAAGTGCCACTactgccccttccttctccacctctacctGCTCATCCGGTACTTCCTCCTCCAGTAGTCCTACCACAGCCAATGAGTTCCGCAACCAGTGGGTGGACTTAAGGCTAGGACAACTGTATGAGAATGGAGTAGCTTTCCTGGTGAATATGGAAAACTGGCTGGAAAAGCTGCAAGAAATCTCAAGATCTGTGAAGAACCTTGAAGTAAAGAAACAAGTgcggttctctccttctcttggtaCTACTTTTGCTCTGTTTTTACAG GAAGGAATTAGAACCCTCATTGGTAAAGCAAGCATATCCTACATTCGTGTGCGAGTGGTGCGAGTTGTAGGtcctgttgtgtgtgtttatggcatAGACACAGGCACAATCCATACCTGTCGCTCAGTAGACCTCATTCTTTTGCCATCGTCAATCCTTAGTCACCCCCCTGCTGGACGTCTTGCCATCTTGCCTG TTGCACCAACACCAGAAGTTTCTTCCCTTACACATACTTTGGCCCTCATTCTTGTTCTTGTGCAGCATTCTGACTTGGCATTGGACTTGCAAGGGGTAGACATCAG GCCAGTGGCAAAGTGGCTGCAGTGTGATGACTTGGTGCCTTTAACACTACAACTTTTGCAAGCAGTTGCAGATGTCACTCAAAATACAGATCGGCTTTGCAATATATGTTCATTGCTAACAG ATTACTTACAACGGACAGTTTACAGAAAAAACAGTCATGAATTTCCCATTGATGAGAGCTTGCCAAAGATTCTGATTATGGTTATGCAGAAATCCCCCAAAGTTCGACTCACAGCTGCAAAGAATGGAGCTTTCTTGT CATTGTGTGAGATAGGTATGCAGACAGGAAGTGAGAGCGCATGGGAAGCTCTGAAGACATTGCTAGGAGGGAAGGATAGTCTAGGACGATGGAGCCAGCTTTCACAGAAGGTGTCAAAGCTTCATGCCTATag TAAGCCTGTCAACCTAAAAGCAACAGTCACAGCAGACAAGGAACATCATCAGCAGGCAGACCCTTCCATGAGTATCATGCGTGTGGCAGACCTGGTCAATGACCGTACTTGGGATCTGGAAATCAGATCAAGCATCAAGTCACGGCAGCTTGTGGCATACAAAGAGCTCAAAGAGGGCTGGCAGTGGGATGGCCAGGAAGTTTTGACTGCTGACATTG GGGAGTTCTGCAATGGCCATGTATTAAATGTGACCAATGATGAGACTCATCACCTCATCCTGGATAAGAGTGTTCCAAATATTCGTATGAACACAGTATTGCAG ATAATTCTGGGCATGCTGAACACAGGGCTGGGAGGCAAAATATACATTGGCTTAAATAGCAAAGGTGTCGTGCATGGAGCCAAAATGACCCGGGAGCAACGTGATTGTTTCATGTTGG GTTTTTCCAAACTCGTCACCTCAGAGATCTTCCCAATGCTGCTGCCATGTAATTCACTCATTCAGTTCATCCCTGTGGTTCGGCCTGGAATTAATTCTAATGTTCTTTCACCTCTTTCGTCGTCACTTCATACAGCGTTACCCTCTGATGCATCTGTGATCATCATGACT GTAAGACCCCAGCCCAATACAATTTACAGGTGTCGCGATGATCCTGAAACTTTACTGTTGCGTGAAGGAGGTGTCAACACATTCGTTCGTGGACAAAAAGCTGCTCAGATTAATAATGCTTGTGTAATGTGGGCAAAGGAGCTGCAAGAAGAAGTTACAAAGGAGAAACAGTTGTTGCTGAATATGATATTATCTGAAGATAAATGA
- the LOC113802039 gene encoding uncharacterized protein: MNRNFVSLAVASLLALGAISPPETEAAAVAEPEPCCGRFAAGALGFAGGYLIGHHRHGCGGCGGGCGWCGGGWYGRKRRSLDEVMDEDTLEEMYWKIASKDSDQCGLRLVCELAQKDPRELDDDEIVVLLPYRGREESDEATSFGKYDKAVWHGQEGNPCHKIYPLCVFPNAEIMLHLRANRTLALD; the protein is encoded by the exons ATGAATAGGAACTTCGTGAGCCTGGCCGTGGCGTCCCTGTTGGCCCTGGGCGCCATCTCGCCGCCGGAGACCGAGGCCGCAGCCGTCGCCGAGCCCGAGCCTTGTTGTGGTCGCTTCGCCGCCGGTGCGCTCGGCTTCGCTGGG GGCTACCTCATAGGCCACCACCGCCATGGATGTGGAGGATGTGGCGGAGGATGCGGATGGTGCGGAGGTGGATGGTATGGGCGCAAGAGGAGGAGTCTCGATGAGGTGATGGATGAGGACACCTTGGAAGAGATGTACTGGAAG ATCGCGTCGAAGGACAGCGACCAGTGCGGCCTCCGCCTGGTGTGCGAGTTGGCGCAGAAGGACCCGCGGGAGCTGGACGACGACGAGATCGTGGTCCTGCTGCCCTACAG AGGGCGCGAGGAGAGCGACGAGGCCACCTCCTTCGGCAAATACGACAAGGCGGTGTGGCACGGGCAGGAGGGCAACCCTTGCCACAAGATCTACCCTCTGTGCGTCTTCCCCAACGCGGAGATCATGCTGCACCTCCGGGCCAACCGCACCCTGGCGCTGGACTAA